The DNA region AATCCAGGTGACTCTATCCAGACCGCCGATGTCGTCTATGATTTTGTTGACACTTGCCGATACGATCGTGTGATCCAGTGCGGTCAGCACCAAGCCTAAAGCAATGGACATCAGTATGATAAACCTTCGTTGTTGGGCCAATCGACTCCACTCCCTCTATTTTCGATATCCAGCCGCCGTCAGAACATTTTTGCCGCAAGTGCCGTGTTTCTGAGACCTTCAGCAATGATGGTCTCCCTGCGATTGGGGTATTGGTTATGACCTTCTATAACAATCGTGGTAATGTCCGTAATGCCGAACACCTGCAAATGCTTTTTGACGAAGCTAACCGCAAGCTCATCATGCTCCGCATAGATACCGCCTCTGGCACTTAATAGAGCGACTTTCTTGCCTTGCAATAGTCCAACCAAGCCTTCCGCTGTATATTTAAAGGTTTTGCGGGGCTGATGCAGATAGTCCAGATACGAATGCAAGACGGCTGGAACCGTCAAATTCCAGAGCGGGAAAGCTATGACGATTTTATCGGCTGCAAGAAACTGATCCAGGTACTTACGAACAATCTGCTGCTCGGCTTCTTCTTCCGGGGTGAGCGTCATGCCTTGGGCGATTTTATAATTTCCCGTAATCATCGTGGTCCCCAGATAGGGTAGCGGTTCATGAAATAAGTTCACTTCCACAATCGTCTCCTGCGGGTGCGATTCCTTATAGCTTGACAAGAAGGCTTCGTACATTTGCACACTGACGGCATGCTCCGCCGGGCGATTGCTCGCTTGAATAAATAACGTTGTTGTCATTTCATTTCCTCCATTCATAGGCCACTTTTGATGGACTATACTTTATAAAGTATTTTATTTATAAAACAAATTTAACCAGTTTCTTTTGACTTTGTAAAGAACTTTCTTTAGAATGTAAGGGGAGAAGCATCTCTCGTAATATGTGATGTGGGGGTCGTGAACCATTGAAAAAGAAGGACGAGTCATCTGTAACATCCACCAGAAAAGCCATTGTAACGCTGCTGAAGCAGCATGGTCCTATGGATGCCGTTACGTTAGCTTCGAAGTTATCATTGACAGGGATGGCTGTGCGTCAGCATTTATATGAACTACAGAAACAGGAAGTCGTTGAATATGAGGAAGAGGCTCGTCCCATCGGCAGGCCAGCAAAAATATGGAGGCTGACGGCCTTGGCCAACCGTTGGTTTCCTAACGGCTATTTGCAATTATCGATCGATTTAATTCATTCGGTCAGGGCCACGTTCGGAGATGAAGGATTGGGGAGAGTGCTTGAGGACCTCAAACATAATCAAATAATAAAATATCGGGAGCATTTGTCCGATGCGGACAGCCTAATGGACAGGCTCCAAAAGCTGGTCATGATCCGTATGAACGAAGGGTATTTTCCGGAAATACAAGAGCAGGAGGACGGAAGCTTCTTATTCGTACAGAAACATTGCCCGATCGCAGAGGCTGTCGCTGTCAGTTCCCGTTTTATCGATAACGAGCTCGAACTCTTTCAATCGGTGCTTGGCGATCATGTGACCATCGAACGTGTTGAATATCTTTTGTCAGACGGCCCCAGCTGTGCCTATCGGATAACGGACAATCAGGGTCTGTGAAGATCACCGGATCATTTTATACTTTCTGGTAACTAAAAAACGCATCTCCCTGTGGAGATGCGTTGTTCACGGGCATTTCTATGTGTTAACCGATAGCGCCGCCTGCTTGCCGGATTACTCCGGGATATTTCCTCCGGCCACACGGTCGCCCGAATTGCCCGCCGGATCGGTGACGTTGTCATCCTCGCCGGCATGAATGATCAGCGAGCGCCCCAGTACCGAGTTGGGCTGGCCTTTCTCTAGCGTTCCATGCTGAATGATCGTCTCCGCTTCCACGGTGCCGTCAGCGCCTACGACCAGGTTCGGCATATCGCCGACATGGCTTCCTTGCGGATTTTCAAGGCCATGATGCTTATGGGTCGGGTTAAAATGGGCGCCGGCAGATTTAAAATCCCCATCTTGAATCGGGTTCTCATGCACATGGAACCCATGCTTGCCCGGAGTTAGTCCGGATGCGGTAATCTTCACCTTCACCCCGTCATGGATCTGCTCCAAGGTAGCGGAACCAATAGGCTCTCCCGCCGCATTGTACAGCTTGACTACAGGATGCCCCATGGATTCCTTCCTGGAAGCCTCGCTCCAGTAGACGGGTTGGTTAACTGGTTCCGAATCCATGCGAGCTGACACACCGTTGCGGCCGGCAGGCATATTAGGATCCGAGGTTGCCGTCCCTTGTTTCGCTAATGGGCCGTCAGCGGTGGAGTTGTCCTTCCCGTTAACGTAATCGCTTATTTTAGACGTTGTGTGTTTAATCGCGCTTAGGGTTCCTTCGGGATTCGCAGCAATCAAGATCCCTATAAGTAATAGGGCTCCGGCAAGAAAAGCTCCCGCCATATATTTTAACTTGTTAGTCTTCTTCTTCACTTCATCGCCTCCTGAATGATGGTATCATTCATCTCCCAATCCTCTGATTTTATACGTCTGGGCCGTGATTTTATGAGAGTTGGGGCTTTCGGCGTTGGCGATTGATTCCGAAAGACAGGTTCAAGCGATAACAGATAAATTTTAGAACTTGAATCATCTGAAACGGCGGAGCAGAAGCGGATACAGGCTACGGCTTTAATTCCCCTCAGACAAAATGAGTTCTCTCATCCGATCCGTATATTTGGACGGTACCACATATACATCTTCTCCCCAATCTTTGAAAGCATAGCTGAATACACTTTCCTGTCCCTCTTCCCCTAGCCACAGCCTGATGGCATGAACGGGAGATTGCTGTGCATAGACAACCATCACATCGTAATTCGGTTCCGTTCGTTTGGCATCATCTGGCTGCTTGCGGGTCGTACGGATGGCTTCCTCAAATACGCTTACATCTTTCGCTTCCTTCAAGGACAGCAGCGTATCCCCATTCATCTCGTCCCAATTCTCGAATGCCGAGATCCGGATTTCGGCGATCTGTTCGTCTAGAAGCTGCATCGTCGCCCAACCCGTCTCTTTCTCGCAGCCTGCCATTAGGACCGTTGTAATACACAGAATCGTGATCGTTAATAAGCGCTTCATTAAACCGGCCTTTCTTATCTATGGAAGAATATTACTGGATAACGCCATGCAGCTTCAGCTTGTTGATCAGCATGGTTTTGTACGTGTCTTGATCATAAAGGGAGTTATTGATTCGCTCCTTGTTCAGTCCGAGCTTGTCTAAGATGCTGTATTCCAGCTGGCGCCGGGCTTCCAAGACTTGCAAAGTCCCTTCGACGCCTTCTAGACCGTAATGCTTGCCGTATCCCTGCTGGGTGTAGTAATGGACGAATCCTGTGGCCCAAGCCTCCGGGCGTTCCCGGATGGCCTTGCGGAATGCGTATCCGAGATCGTTTTGCTCAATGTAGAACAATAGGGGATTCAGCGGGTGGATCGTCTTTTCCAGCCCCAGCACGTAGTCCGTCACTTGCTCTTCCGGCGCATCATGCTTCACCATACCGACGGTCACCGGATTCTGAATGAAACAGCACTCAAAAATCATGACCGTATTCTCATGCACCGCCTGCTCCGCATATGTCTCCCACCGATCGGTGATGAGTCTTCTGTTGAGGTCCGGCGGGAGCTCGTAAATATCCTGTTTGGACAACGAATGATATAGATCATCCGGCATAGAGGCTTCATATTCGTTCTTCAGTTTCTGGTAGGGCAAGAGATACCAGCTGCCTTTCTTGGCAGCCCGTTCGATCAATATTTGTTTAAAAGGACCTGCGACCTGCAGCAGACGTCCGAATTCTT from Paenibacillus ihbetae includes:
- a CDS encoding FMN-dependent NADH-azoreductase; its protein translation is MTTTLFIQASNRPAEHAVSVQMYEAFLSSYKESHPQETIVEVNLFHEPLPYLGTTMITGNYKIAQGMTLTPEEEAEQQIVRKYLDQFLAADKIVIAFPLWNLTVPAVLHSYLDYLHQPRKTFKYTAEGLVGLLQGKKVALLSARGGIYAEHDELAVSFVKKHLQVFGITDITTIVIEGHNQYPNRRETIIAEGLRNTALAAKMF
- a CDS encoding helix-turn-helix transcriptional regulator; its protein translation is MKKKDESSVTSTRKAIVTLLKQHGPMDAVTLASKLSLTGMAVRQHLYELQKQEVVEYEEEARPIGRPAKIWRLTALANRWFPNGYLQLSIDLIHSVRATFGDEGLGRVLEDLKHNQIIKYREHLSDADSLMDRLQKLVMIRMNEGYFPEIQEQEDGSFLFVQKHCPIAEAVAVSSRFIDNELELFQSVLGDHVTIERVEYLLSDGPSCAYRITDNQGL
- a CDS encoding superoxide dismutase family protein; the encoded protein is MKKKTNKLKYMAGAFLAGALLLIGILIAANPEGTLSAIKHTTSKISDYVNGKDNSTADGPLAKQGTATSDPNMPAGRNGVSARMDSEPVNQPVYWSEASRKESMGHPVVKLYNAAGEPIGSATLEQIHDGVKVKITASGLTPGKHGFHVHENPIQDGDFKSAGAHFNPTHKHHGLENPQGSHVGDMPNLVVGADGTVEAETIIQHGTLEKGQPNSVLGRSLIIHAGEDDNVTDPAGNSGDRVAGGNIPE